One region of Eulemur rufifrons isolate Redbay chromosome 1, OSU_ERuf_1, whole genome shotgun sequence genomic DNA includes:
- the DBI gene encoding acyl-CoA-binding protein isoform X2 produces MSQAEFEKAAEEVKHLKTKPADDEMLFIYSHYKQATVGDVNTERPGMLDFKGKAKWDAWNELKGTTKDDAMKAYINKVEELKKNYGI; encoded by the exons ATGTCCCAG GCTGAGTTTGAGAAAGCTGCCGAGGAGGTTAAGCACCTCAAGACGAAGCCAGCGGACGATGAGATGCTGTTCATCTACAGCCACTACAAACAAGCGACTGTGGGCGATGTCAATACAG AACGGCCTGGGATGTTGGACTTCAAAGGCAAGGCCAAATGGGATGCCTGGAATGAGCTGAAAG GGACTACCAAGGATGATGCCATGAAAGCTTACATCAACAAAGTGGAAGAGCTGAAGAAAAACTACGGAATATAA
- the DBI gene encoding acyl-CoA-binding protein isoform X1, protein MSQVRRVPRQAAKAEFEKAAEEVKHLKTKPADDEMLFIYSHYKQATVGDVNTERPGMLDFKGKAKWDAWNELKGTTKDDAMKAYINKVEELKKNYGI, encoded by the exons ATGTCCCAGGTACGGCGTGTGCCCCGCCAGGCTGCGAAG GCTGAGTTTGAGAAAGCTGCCGAGGAGGTTAAGCACCTCAAGACGAAGCCAGCGGACGATGAGATGCTGTTCATCTACAGCCACTACAAACAAGCGACTGTGGGCGATGTCAATACAG AACGGCCTGGGATGTTGGACTTCAAAGGCAAGGCCAAATGGGATGCCTGGAATGAGCTGAAAG GGACTACCAAGGATGATGCCATGAAAGCTTACATCAACAAAGTGGAAGAGCTGAAGAAAAACTACGGAATATAA
- the DBI gene encoding acyl-CoA-binding protein isoform X3 has product MLFIYSHYKQATVGDVNTERPGMLDFKGKAKWDAWNELKGTTKDDAMKAYINKVEELKKNYGI; this is encoded by the exons ATGCTGTTCATCTACAGCCACTACAAACAAGCGACTGTGGGCGATGTCAATACAG AACGGCCTGGGATGTTGGACTTCAAAGGCAAGGCCAAATGGGATGCCTGGAATGAGCTGAAAG GGACTACCAAGGATGATGCCATGAAAGCTTACATCAACAAAGTGGAAGAGCTGAAGAAAAACTACGGAATATAA